A part of Microbacterium atlanticum genomic DNA contains:
- a CDS encoding nitroreductase family deazaflavin-dependent oxidoreductase, whose translation MVGNASSSEIAATGVDNDVSTALYRSQLIDLTTTGRRSGLPRRIEIFLHEEDGVLFITGMPRRDRTRDWIHNITADPHVIVPLKKGIEADIPATARVITDPEEARPLIEAAARRWRRDDVDEMIAHSPLIVLTPTSAPADGERLPR comes from the coding sequence ATGGTGGGGAATGCGAGCAGCAGCGAGATTGCTGCAACGGGTGTGGACAACGACGTCAGCACCGCCTTGTACCGAAGTCAGCTCATCGATTTGACCACCACCGGCCGCCGTAGCGGGCTGCCCCGCCGCATCGAGATCTTCCTGCACGAGGAGGACGGTGTGCTGTTCATCACCGGGATGCCGCGTCGAGACCGCACCAGGGACTGGATACACAACATCACAGCCGACCCCCACGTCATCGTGCCTCTGAAGAAGGGCATCGAGGCGGACATCCCCGCCACGGCGCGGGTGATCACCGATCCCGAGGAAGCTCGGCCGCTCATCGAGGCTGCCGCACGCCGATGGCGCAGAGACGATGTCGACGAGATGATCGCGCACAGTCCCCTCATCGTGCTGACTCCGACTTCCGCGCCCGCCGATGGCGAACGCTTGCCGAGGTGA